In the Hordeum vulgare subsp. vulgare chromosome 7H, MorexV3_pseudomolecules_assembly, whole genome shotgun sequence genome, one interval contains:
- the LOC123412810 gene encoding disease resistance protein RGA5-like isoform X3 → MGVVHDAVNEVLSSKMLADKGNTKQANSEAETSSSLAVTSAMDAPMSSSLGAVGPLLRKLDSMLPPDYRLPKALKGKIELLKADLEEISVALVEQSTADSPNEMAKYWMNEVRELCYDIDDFIDSIMSTHADAKMRSVHSYKVGRVKIAWLPKTLKPCTRAAKISDLRALVREAIQRHERYLDGCTSSSRCVFTGHGRIPAMYAEAAHCLVGVDDAKTKLVKSLIDEEQQLKVVAIVGPAGVGKTTLAKQVYHELGERFECRAFVRASRKPDMRRLLGGVLSQVQEHRRPSDSCTVQNLIDSLTKHLQNKRYVVVIDDLWETTAWDIVTSAFPEGTNCSRIITTTESEGVAQECCDYQSNNILKMKPLGREDSGKLLYNLIFGPECIFPEQLNFVSESIITKCAGLPLATIFVAGLLTSQPDNAELWQHVQECLYSNLSTTSTLEETLQEILKLSFNSLPRYLKTCLMYVSMYPEGYTMWKIDLIKQWIAEGFIGATEGTDTWEVAYGYFGELVNRGMIQPVEINYSGEVLSCTLHHVVLDLIKLESTEERFITALDYSQTIRGHYSNFRRLSFHFSNTRYATKPTGLSLSKVRSIGFFGILECVPSVVEFKLLRVLILEFWGDQRGSTSLNLARIGSLFQLRYLKILCDPSVEVELPTQMRMLRYLETLAIDAAVSAVPLDIIHLPGLLYLSLGDKTDLPDEIGRIISLRTLHYFDIGSNSEDNVLSLGDLVNLQDLHLTYHTKDSDEHCTEESSERMKRNLAALASSLGKLANLKYVTLAPGVSGMSICHDVWSSMSSPPIFLQRLELLPPICIFSRLPEWIGQLGKLCILEIVVSEMLRKDMDILTGLPALTVLSLHVWQPMAERVIFKRGTFPALKYFNYTCGAICLSFQEGALPNLKRLELSFNAHRGEDYDHFLAGIEYLLNLKEIAGTIGAAPGAEELDRRAAESAFKDAICNHPRFPSYDYVKRADWIEEEYNPQEKQHLIQYKDSLSEHGSWEKRIVEYIKQNPDMDLNEYEMFCRSQHSAKVLDARSSCSVVTDFSTLASDCGTVTSDSSCMDSADSGSGGAAGVSAYIVECAAFWGLTSISGGSQENCDTAVAVPRFYGLPLFLTGNSMVDGPYPMWFRLPAHFFAVYDGHSGPQVANYCRDRLHAALVEELGRTERTLSGVSWGTVEFKKQWEKAFVDVFCMVDDEVGGKVTRGLAKAAEVEPLAPDHIGSTAVVAVIWFSHIIIANCGDSRAVLCRGKKPVPLTVDHIPNREDEYARIEAAGGNIIQWDGYRVLGVLSVTRSIGDRYLKPWIIPVPEVTVVPRQAEDECLILASDGLWDVLSNQEVCDVARQRILLWHKNNSIASSSAERSGDSSDPAAQAAAEYLSKLARRKGSKDDITVIVVDLKAKRKFKSKLGTPV, encoded by the exons GCAGAGACGAGTTCTTCGCTGGCCGTCACGAGCGCCATGGATGCTCCGATGAGTTCTTCCCTTGGTGCCGTGGGGCCCCTTCTTAGGAAGCTCGACTCGATGCTGCCTCCCGATTACCGGCTGCCAAAGGCACTCAAGGGCAAAATCGAGCTCCTCAAGGCAGATCTGGAAGAGATAAGCGTCGCCCTTGTAGAGCAGTCAACGGCAGATTCCCCCAACGAGATGGCAAAATACTGGATGAATGAGGTGCGTGAACTCTGCTATGACATCGACGATTTCATCGACAGTATCATGTCGACGCATGCCGATGCCAAGATGAGATCGGTGCACAGCTACAAGGTTGGCCGTGTCAAGATTGCTTGGCTTCCCAAGACGCTGAAGCCGTGTACAAGGGCCGCCAAGATCTCAGATCTCAGGGCCCTGGTGCGGGAGGCGATCCAACGACATGAAAGGTATCTTGATGGTTGCACCTCGAGCTCTAGATGTGTGTTCACTGGGCACGGCCGGATTCCAGCAATGTATGCAGAGGCTGCACACTGCCTTGTTGGTGTGGACGACGCTAAGACAAAGCTTGTCAAGAGTCTCATCGATGAGGAGCAGCAGCTGAAAGTGGTGGCCATAGTTGGACCTGCCGGTGTAGGCAAGACCACGCTTGCAAAACAGGTGTACCATGAACTCGGGGAGCGATTCGAGTGCCGAGCTTTCGTCCGGGCATCCCGGAAGCCTGACATGAGGAGATTACTTGGGGGCGTCCTCTCTCAAGTTCAGGAACACCGACGCCCCTCTGATTCCTGCACGGTGCAAAACCTCATCGACAGTCTCACCAAACATCTCCAAAACAAGAG ATATGTTGTCGTAATTGATGATTTGTGGGAAACAACAGCATGGGATATTGTTACCAGTGCTTTCCCTGAAGGTACTAATTGCAGTAGAATAATAACAACGACAGAAAGTGAGGGCGTAGCTCAGGAATGCTGTGATTATCAGTCTAATAATATTTTGAAGATGAAACCCCTTGGCAGGGAAGACTCTGGGAAACTGTTGTACAACCTGATTTTTGGACCTGAATGCATATTCCCTGAACAATTAAACTTTGTTTCTGAGTCAATCATAACCAAATGTGCTGGTTTGCCACTAGCAACAATTTTTGTAGCTGGTCTTTTAACAAGCCAGCCTGACAACGCTGAGCTATGGCAGCACGTGCAGGAATGTTTATACTCGAATTTGAGTACAACTTCTACTTTGGAAGAGACACTGCAGGAAATACTAAAGCTTAGTTTCAATAGTCTTCCTCGCTATTTGAAGACATGCTTGATGTACGTTAGTATGTATCCGGAGGGTTACACAATGTGGAAGATTGATTTGATTAAGCAATGGATAGCAGAAGGTTTCATTGGTGCAACAGAAGGAACAGACACATGGGAGGTTGCATATGGCTATTTTGGAGAACTTGTCAACAGGGGAATGATCCAACCCGTGGAAATTAACTACAGTGGTGAGGTGCTGTCCTGCACACTGCATCATGTTGTACTCGATCTTATTAAACTTGAATCTACTGAAGAGAGATTTATCACTGCATTAGATTACTCTCAGACCATCAGAGGGCATTATAGCAATTTTCGTCGGCTGTCGTTCCACTTCAGCAATACCAGATATGCAACGAAACCAACTGGCCTATCACTGTCAAAAGTTCGATCAATTGGCTTTTTTGGAATCCTTGAGTGTGTGCCTTCAGTTGTGGAGTTTAAGCTTCTTCGAGTTCTAATACTTGAATTTTGGGGTGATCAACGGGGGAGCACCAGTCTCAATCTCGCAAGAATCGGCAGTTTGTTTCAACTGAGATATTTGAAAATTTTATGTGATCCCAGTGTGGAAGTAGAACTACCAACCCAGATGCGAATGCTGCGATACTTGGAAACGCTGGCAATTGATGCAGCAGTGTCTGCTGTTCCGTTGGATATTATTCATCTGCCGGGTTTGCTGTATCTCTCTCTTGGAGATAAGACAGATCTACCTGATGAGATTGGCCGCATCATTTCTCTGCGTACATTACACTATTTtgacattggcagtaactctgaaGACAATGTATTGAGCCTTGGTGACCTAGTGAACCTGCAGGATCTTCACCTCACTTACCATACCAAGGACTCAGATGAGCATTGTACAGAGGAGTCCAGTGAGCGTATGAAGAGAAACCTGGCAGCTCTGGCCTCTTCACTGGGGAAACTGGCTAACCTCAAATATGTCACTCTGGCCCCTGGTGTTTCAGGCATGTCAATTTGTCATGATGTATGGAGCAGCATGTCCTCTCCACCCATCTTTCTTCAGAGACTCGAGTTGTTGCCCCCCATTTGCATCTTCTCCAGGCTTCCAGAGTGGATTGGTCAACTCGGGAAACTATGCATTCTGGAAATTGTTGTTAGTGAGATGCTGAGGAAAGATATGGATATACTGACAGGATTGCCTGCCCTGACAGTTCTCTCACTGCATGTCTGGCAACCTATGGCAGAAAGGGTGATCTTCAAAAGAGGGACATTCCCAGCTCTCAAGTACTTCAATTACACGTGTGGCGCAATATGCCTATCCTTCCAGGAAGGAGCGTTGCCCAATCTTAAGAGGCTCGAGCTAAGTTTCAATGCTCACAGAGGAGAAGATTATGATCATTTTCTTGCTGGAATTGAGTACCTATTAAACCTCAAGGAGATTGCTGGAACAATTGGGGCTGCTCCTGGAGCCGAAGAACTTGACAGGAGGGCTGCAGAGTCTGCATTTAAGGATGCCATTTGCAATCATCCAAGGTTTCCTAGTTACGACTACGTAAAAAGAGCAGATTGGATAGAGGAAGAGTACAATCCTCAAGAGAAACAGCATTTGATACAATACAAAGACTCGTTAAGTGAGCATGGAAGTTGGGAGAAAAGGATCGTCGAATATATAAAGCAAAATCCCGATATGGACTTAAATGAGTACGAGATGTTCTGTCGCAG TCAACATTCAGCGAAGGTCTTAGACGCACGAAGTTCATGCTCGGTGGTCACCGATTTCAGCACTCTGGCGAGCGACTGTGGCACCGTGACCAGCGACTCCAGCTGCATGGACAGCGCTGACTCAGGGTCCGGGGGCGCTGCTGGAGTGAGTGCCTATATAGTGGAATGTGCGGCATTCTGGGGGCTCACGTCAATTTCTGGCGGTTCGCAGGAGAATTGTGACACGGCTGTTGCCGTGCCACGATTTTATGGCTTGCCGCTCTTCCTCACGGGCAACTCGATGGTTGATGGGCCTTATCCCATGTGGTTTCGCCTTCCTGCGCACTTCTTTGCTGTATACGATGGCCACAGTGGCCCGCAG GTTGCAAATTACTGCCGGGATCGACTCCATGCAGCGCTGGTGGAGGAGCTCGGTAGGACAGAGAGGACCTTGTCTGGTGTTAGCTGGGGaactgtggagttcaagaagcagTGGGAAAAGGCGTTTGTGGATGTCTTCTGTATGGTGGATGACGAGGTCGGGGGCAAGGTGACGAGAGGCCTAGCTAAGGCAGCGGAGGTAGAACCTCTGGCACCTGATCACATCGGTTCGACAGCGGTTGTTGCTGTTATCTGGTTTTCACATATCATTATTGCCAATTGTGGAGACTCACGGGCAGTGCTCTGCCGTGGCAAGAAGCCCGTGCCATTGACAGTGGATCACATA CCTAACAGGGAGGATGAGTATGCAAGAATTGAGGCAGCGGGTGGCAATATCATACAGTGGGATGGCTATCGAGTTTTGGGTGTCCTTAGCGTGACGCGATCAATTG GTGACAGATATCTCAAGCCATGGATAATTCCAGTCCCAGAGGTCACAGTTGTTCCTCGACAGGCGGAGGACGAGTGTCTTATTCTTGCCAGCGATGGCCTCTGGGACGTACTGTCAAATCAAGAGGTGTGTGATGTTGCTCGCCAAAGAATACTTCTGTGGCATAAAAATAACAGCATAGCTTCATCGTCGGCGGAACGAAGCGGTGACTCATCAGATCCAGCCGCTCAAGCGGCTGCTGAATACTTGTCAAAGCTTGCTAGGAGGAAGGGGAGCAAGGATGACATCACAGTTATTGTGGTCGACCTCAAGGCAAAGAGGAAGTTCAAGAGTAAACTTGGAACGCCTGTTTGA